AAGACATTCGCTTTCTAGGATTGCCAACTGCAATATCTTTGTAAGAATTAACAGGGTTTTCCAGGAGTTCATCAAAACGGCTACAAATATCTATTTCATTTTCGTAATGTCTTCTAGCAAGAGTTTCTAAACTATCAGATTGAAAAGCATTTGTTGGCAAGATTGCAATAATCTCACCAGCATCTACAGCTTCATCAACAAAATGCAGTGTAATTCCAAGAGGTTTCATGTCCAAAATTGCCCATTTAAAAGCATCTAGCCCCCGGCAAGCTGGAATAATACCAGGATGACAATTGATTACTTTCTTGCCGGCGATACACTCTGGAGAAAGAATTCCAGCCCCTAAGACAAGATAAACATCACAGGAGTTATCAATATCTTTGTCGGAATTACAACGAAAATATGGAATATTAAATTTTTGAGCCAGAACTTCTGGGGGAATCGATATCGTTTGATCAGGTCGATGCTGAACTAAAACTTCACGAGGTTTTCGAGGAGTAAAAGGCAGGGCATACATTTTGTAGTTGTACTGCTTTTCAACAATTCTTAGAAGAATTTGCTCTGTTTTGAGATGGGGATAGTCGTACGTAATCAAACCAACTGTTTGGAGGGACATATCTTTAAAGTAAATTGTCT
This genomic stretch from Geitlerinema sp. PCC 7407 harbors:
- a CDS encoding formyltransferase family protein: MSLQTVGLITYDYPHLKTEQILLRIVEKQYNYKMYALPFTPRKPREVLVQHRPDQTISIPPEVLAQKFNIPYFRCNSDKDIDNSCDVYLVLGAGILSPECIAGKKVINCHPGIIPACRGLDAFKWAILDMKPLGITLHFVDEAVDAGEIIAILPTNAFQSDSLETLARRHYENEIDICSRFDELLENPVNSYKDIAVGNPRKRMSYEIEKTLSTALNQYLEQYG